Proteins from a genomic interval of Tachyglossus aculeatus isolate mTacAcu1 unplaced genomic scaffold, mTacAcu1.pri scaffold_75_arrow_ctg1, whole genome shotgun sequence:
- the LOC119923999 gene encoding olfactory receptor 2B2-like: MLKNSTQTSLEGFVLMGFSDRPWLETPLFVIFLLAYILAFFVNISIILVSRLDPQLYTPMYFFLSNLSLLDLCYTTSTIPQMLVNLWGPQKTISYGGCVAQLYISLALGSTECILLAIMAFDRYVAICRALHYPVIMNPQHCVRLAAGTWISGFANSLVQTTLTATVPRCGHQVLDHFFCEVPALLKLACTDTRLNEALLNVLGSFLLLVPLTLIVGTYGFIARTVQRIRSAESRRKAFNTCASHLVVVSMFYFSAISMYVQPPSSYSRERGKVTALFYGILTPTFNPFIYTLRNKDVKAALRRALTKEFWVS, from the coding sequence ATGTTGAAGAACAGCACGCAGACCTCACTGGAAGGGTTTGTCTTGATGGGCTTCTCTGACAGGCCCTGGCTGGAAACCCCACTCTTTGTCATCTTCCTGCTGGCCTACATCTTGGCCTTCTTCGTTAACATCTCCATCATCCTCGTCTCAAGGCTGGACCCTCAActctacacccccatgtacttcttcctcagcaacCTCTCCCTCCTGGATCTCTGCTACACCACTAGCACTATCCCCCAGATGCTTGTCAACCTGTGGGGACCACAGAAGACCATCAGCTATGGGGGCTGTGTggcccaactctacatctccttGGCTTTGGGCTCCACTGAGTGCATCCTGCTGGCCATCATGGCCTTtgaccgctatgttgccatctgcagaGCCCTCCACTATCCAGTCATCATGAACCCACAGCACTGTGTGCGTCTGGCAGCGGGCACCTGGATCAGTGGCTTCGCTAACTCTCTGGTCCAGACGACGCTCACAGCGACAGTCCCACGCTGTGGGCACCAAGTCCTcgatcacttcttctgtgaggTGCCCGCCCTGCTCAAGTTGGCCTGCACCGATACCCGGCTCAACGAGGCCCTGCTCAATGTGCTCGGGTCCTTCCTGCTCCTGGTGCCCCTGACTCTGATCGTGGGCACCTACGGCTTCATCGCCCGCACCGTGCAGCGGATCCGCTCGGCAGAGAGCCGTCGCAAGGCCTTCAACACCTGTGCCTCCCACCTGGTGGTGGTGTCGATGTTCTACTTCTCTGCCATCAGCATGTACGTTCAGCCGCCGTCCAGCTATTCACGGGAGCGTGGCAAGGTCACAGCCTTGTTCTACGGGATCCTAACCCCCACATTCAACCCCTTCATATACACCCTGAGGAATAAGGATGTGAAGGCAGCACTGCGTCGGGCACTGACCAAGGAATTCTGGGTCAGCTGA
- the LOC119924002 gene encoding olfactory receptor 2G6-like, producing MELSEANQSSGSDFILLGFSDHPGLEKVLFVVISIFYFLTLMGNTAIILVSSLDSQLHMPMYVFLSNLSFVDLCFTTTTIPQLLVNLWGPGKSISYKGCFAQLYIALALGSTECILLAVMSYDCYVAVCQPLRYAVLMLPSLYRQLAALTWVSGFANSIVGMAVTLRMPLCGRCRLDHFQCEVPTFIRIACGDTAPNEPEMFAASVIFLLAPVSLIITSYGHIARAVLRLQSAAGRVKAFRTGPSHFMVVVIFFETISFMYLQPVKSISKVRGRFVSLFYVVVTPCLNPLIYTLRNREVKDAVRRLGRR from the coding sequence ATGGAGCTAAGCGAAGCCAACCAGAGCTCTGGGAGTGACTttatcctgctgggtttctctgaCCATCCAGGGTTGGAGAAGGTTCTCTTTGTGGTCATCTCTATTTTCTACTTCTTGACTTTAATGGGCAACACAGCCATCATTCTGGTGTCTTCCCTGGACTCCCAGCTCCATAtgcccatgtacgtcttcctctcTAATCTTTCTTTCGTGGATCTCTGCTTCACTACCACCACAATCCCCCAACTGCTGGTCAACCTGTGGGGACCAGGGAAAAGCATCAGCTACAAAGGTTGCTTTGCCCAGCTCTACATTGCACTGGCTTTGGGCTCCACCGAATGCATCCTGTTGGCCGTCATGTCGTATGACTGCTATGTTGCTGTCTGCCAGCCCCTGCGGTATGCTGTGCTGATGCTGCCAAGTCTCTATAGGCAGTTGGCCGCTCTGACATGGGTGAGTGGCTTCGCCAACTCCATAGTGGGCATGGCGGTCACCCTCAGGATGCCCCTGTGTGGGAGATGCAGGCTGGACCACTTCCAGTGCGAAGTCCCGACCTTCATTAGGATTGCCTGTGGGGACACTGCCCCCAACGAGCCTGAGATGTTTGCAGCAAGTGTGATCTTTCTGCTGGCACCCGTCTCCCTCATCATCACCTCCTATGGACACATTGCCCGGGCGGTGTTGAGGCTCCAGTCGGCCGCCGGGCGGGTCAAGGCATTCCGGACCGGCCCCTCCCATTTTATGGTGGTGGTAATCTTCTTTGAAACCATCTCCTTCATGTACCTCCAGCCAGTTAAGAGCATCTCTAAGGTCCGGGGCAGGTTCGTCTCCCTCTTCTACGTCGTTGTCACCCCCTGCctcaaccctctcatctacaccctgagaaacagagaggtcaaggatgcAGTGAGAAGGCTGGGGAGAAGATGA